The following coding sequences lie in one Lolium perenne isolate Kyuss_39 chromosome 2, Kyuss_2.0, whole genome shotgun sequence genomic window:
- the LOC127336265 gene encoding uncharacterized protein isoform X1 produces MAAPPGILEVRCAGCGETLEVEHGLTEFACPDCGMAQSLPPELMPPRPRRALPLPGRVAPYAAPPAPVAPARVTCGGCGSVLSVPHGPGRFACPLCGAELASSPLAAIPVVTTPAAVPISSTRLPNHRQHVQHGPPNQSAHAGIVEKPIRSEQSHGQHPKQYFREESFSSFRADSRTQADAIGRLQNESLNPLVHREKSHTEPVQRTIAMPGKKKYRFVFGPKSWQEGNVQEEHLNQVVRASLAQVIPTKSSVRANQTEGGFPRDVISVHNKQATEHVAAPSAMEYEQITSQHPVVHEQQAGEIPSDTVQSNQVVHASQAQVIPKKSSVHASRTEGGFPYDMIPMHNKQGTEHVAAPSAMEHEQITSQHPVAHEQQAGEIPSGTVQPSQAVSASQAQVIPAKSSVDANQKEGGFPYNTFSMHNKQTTEHVAAPSVMEHEQITSRHRVVHEQQAGEIPSDKVQAEQEKVDSACKPSIKNKKSMENTKGNRRRKNRNLMNDPNEWSHLRRSKRLSKGSPDFIDIEPIQRLDASPLQNHSEAPQIDSTSADPASSSPTRYQCSQSGPIELDNIDVTPAPTSSHGAQQAEQFPHCHSKTYSPETRWVLLNPSSNSWHEHEIPQKSFNEIDQLDKSDDEVCLNPSENQNHLDGQMAEAACNGKNYSEQVQVKPHSKKFADHGRQMNLAASCSRLAAMLPVPAATTLPTIASLSSLEKLPPQCSSPITPQHEPRTAIYSQDAQCDDMQSGSLSKSSKKRRGRPPTLLMEPRIEADRPVLTPNGTDWSVHPPGPKVVTTLSLLIKQNYPGTCISVDSDGRSCEVVVHYWHQYPPDVRATVLDEFLKRYKWSSGQEEECLKIFERKAIRQLVNLFCYEKQRIREELAAKRSKKSSTVGRASGEMALEKGDGTEVGLGDESAVLLDHDDPRSWKTFVPDWLQPIWWEMLCDHWGKDEFMKVSYQKRKNRNAGSHPCDAEGSRSTITRQQDMTYQDTEEASDAPLGPHHVQEEVGSSKRGRHYGTPAVSKMAQTDSSSKSSPYCLNKQGQQPRFTQDQVQQMINQALQGLNETWEKKFLSLEQNMRSMSSSRGVPAGGKRPVVAAARDKQCQLARQDTLDSVEGEKDMDARDEDGENQGGHWR; encoded by the exons ATGGCGGCGCCGCCGGGTATCCTCGAGGTGCGGTGTGCTGGGTGCGGCGAGACTCTGGAGGTGGAGCATGGACTCACGGAGTTCGCCTGCCCCGACTGCGGCATGGCCCAGTCGCTCCCACCGGAGCTCATGCCACCGCGTCCTCGCCGAGCGCTCCCGCTTCCTGGCCGGGTCGCCCCCTACGCCGCGCCCCCCGCGCCAGTGGCACCTGCGAGAGTAACCTGCGGTGGGTGCGGATCTGTGCTCAGCGTGCCGCACGGCCCAGGGCGTTTCGCCTGCCCGCTCTGCGGCGCCGAGCTCGCCTCCTCCCCTCTTGCCGCCATTCCAGTCGTGACCACACCTGCGGCCGTCCCAATCTCTTCCACCCGGCTGCCGAATCACAGACAG CACGTGCAGCATGGGCCTCCGAATCAATCAGCTCATGCAGGAATTGTTGAAAAGCCCATTCGTTCAGAGCAGTCTCATGGACAACATCCAAAGCAATATTTTAGAGAGGAGTCCTTCAGCTCATTCAGAGCTGACTCGAGAACACAAGCTGATGCAATAGGAAGGCTACAAAATGAGTCTCTTAATCCTTTAGTCCATAGGGAGAAGTCACATACTGAACCAGTCCAAAGAACTATCGCCATGCCTGGCAAGAAGAAATATAGATTTGTATTTGGTCCAAAATCTTGGCAAGAAGGAAATGTACAGGAAGAGCATCTTAACCAGGTTGTCCGAGCATCACTGGCACAAGTAATACCCACGAAGTCTTCAGTTCGCGCAAACCAGACAGAAGGAGGGTTTCCCCGTGACGTGATTTCAGTGCACAACAAGCAGGCAACTGAACATGTAGCTGCTCCTAGTGCTATGGAGTATGAGCAGATAACTTCTCAGCATCCAGTTGTCCATGAGCAGCAAGCAGGTGAAATTCCTAGTGACACAGTTCAGTCTAACCAGGTTGTCCACGCATCACAGGCACAAGTCATACCGAAAAAGTCTTCAGTTCATGCAAGCCGGACAGAAGGAGGGTTTCCCTATGACATGATTCCAATGCACAACAAGCAGGGAACTGAACATGTGGCTGCTCCTAGTGCTATGGAGCATGAGCAGATTACTTCTCAGCATCCAGTTGCCCATGAGCAGCAAGCAGGTGAAATTCCTAGTGGCACAGTTCAGCCTAGCCAGGCTGTCAGTGCATCACAGGCACAAGTAATACCTGCAAAGTCTTCAGTTGATGCAAACCAGAAAGAAGGAGGGTTTCCCTATAACACATTTTCAATGCACAACAAGCAGACAACTGAACATGTGGCTGCTCCTAGTGTTATGGAGCATGAGCAGATAACTTCTCGGCATCGAGTTGTCCATGAGCAGCAAGCAGGTGAAATTCCTAGTGACAAAGTTCAGGCGGAGCAGGAAAAGGTAGATTCTGCCTGCAAACCATCAATCAAAAATAAAAAGAGCATGGAGAATACTAAAGGAAATCGTAGGAGGAAAAACAGGAATTTGATGAATGATCCAAATGAGTGGTCTCATCTTAGGCGCAGTAAGCGCCTATCGAAGGGGTCACCAGACTTTATTGATATTGAGCCTATCCAGAGGTTAGATGCTTCCCcacttcaaaatcattcagaagcTCCACAGATTGACAGTACTAGTGCTGATCCTGCTTCTAGTTCACCGACCCGATACCAATGTTCTCAATCTGGCCCCATTGAGCTAGATAACATCGATGTAACTCCAGCACCCACTTCGAGTCATGGTGCACAACAAGCTGAGCAGTTTCCACACTGCCACAGTAAAACTTATTCTCCAGAGACTAGGTGGGTGCTTCTTAATCCCAGCTCTAATTCATGGCATGAGCATGAGATTCCTCAAAAGAGCTTTAATGAGATTGACCAGCTTGATAAAAGTGATGATGAGGTATGTTTGAATCCATCTGAGAATCAaaatcatttggatggacaaatggcAGAAGCAGCTTGCAATGGCAAGAACTACTCAGAGCAGGTACAAGTCAAGCCTCACAGCAAGAAGTTTGCAGATCATGGCAGGCAGATGAACTTGGCTGCTTCATGCAGCCGCCTTGCCGCCATGTTGCCAGTTCCAGCTGCCACTACTTTGCCCACCATCGCCTCGCTTTCTTCACTTGAAA AGCTACCACCTCAGTGCAGCAGTCCAATAACGCCGCAGCACGAACCACGAACCGCCATCTACTCCCAG GATGCACAATGTGATGATATGCAATCAGGATCTCTTAGCAAGTCATCCAAAAAGCGCAGAGGGCGTCCCCCTACTCTGCTAATGGAACCACGCATTGAAGCTGATAGGCCTGTGCTGACGCCCAATGGTACAGA CTGGAGTGTGCACCCACCAGGTCCTAAGGTAGTAACTACCCTCTCCCTTCTTATCAAGCAGAACTATCCTGGAACCTGTATTTCAGTGGATAGCGATGGAAGATCTTGTGAGGTAGTGGTTCACTATTGGCACCAATATCCTCCAGATGTAAGGGCTACCGTGTTGGATGAATTCCTT AAACGCTACAAGTGGTCCTCTGGCCAGGAAGAGGAGTGCCTAAAGATCTTTGAGCGCAAAGCAATTAGGCAGTTAGTTAACCTCTTTtgctatgagaagcaaaggattagAGAGGAGTTGGCAGCAAAGAGGTCCAAAAAATCTTCGACAGTTGGTAGGGCCAGTGGAGAAATGGCATTAGAAAAGGGAGATGGTACAGAGGTAGGACTGGGAGATGAGTCTGCTGTGTTGTTGGACCATGATGATCCGCGGAGTTGGAAAACATTTGTCCCTGACTGGCTGCAACCCATATGGTGGGAAATGTTGTGTGACCATTGGGGCAAAGATGAATTTATGAAGGTTTCTTACCAAAAAAGGAAGAACCGGAATGCAGGAAGCCACCCGTGTGATGCTGAAGGCTCACGAAGTACAATAACACGTCAACAG GATATGACATATCAGGATACTGAGGAGGCCAGTGATGCTCCGCTTGGCCCCCATCATGTGCAGGAGGAGGTAGGGAGCTCGAAGCGTGGGAGGCACTATGGTACTCCTGCTGTCAGCAAGATGGCCCAGACTGATTCCTCGTCAAAATCCTCCCCATACTGTTTGAACAAACAGGGACAACAGCCAAGATTCACACAGGATCAGGTGCAGCAGATGATTAATCAAGCTCTACAAGGACTCAATGAGACTTGGGAGAAGAAGTTTCTGTCCTTGGAGCAAAACATGCGCAGCATGTCCTCATCACGTGGTGTTCCCGCC GGTGGTAAGAGACCAGTGGTGGCTGCTGCAAGGGACAAGCAATGCCAGCTTGCACGACAG GATACATTAGACTCCGTTGAGGGAGAGAAGGATATGGATGCCAGAGACGAGGACGGCGAGAACCAGGGTGGGCACTGGAGGTGA
- the LOC127336265 gene encoding uncharacterized protein isoform X2 — MAAPPGILEVRCAGCGETLEVEHGLTEFACPDCGMAQSLPPELMPPRPRRALPLPGRVAPYAAPPAPVAPARVTCGGCGSVLSVPHGPGRFACPLCGAELASSPLAAIPVVTTPAAVPISSTRLPNHRQHVQHGPPNQSAHAGIVEKPIRSEQSHGQHPKQYFREESFSSFRADSRTQADAIGRLQNESLNPLVHREKSHTEPVQRTIAMPGKKKYRFVFGPKSWQEGNVQEEHLNQVVRASLAQVIPTKSSVRANQTEGGFPRDVISVHNKQATEHVAAPSAMEYEQITSQHPVVHEQQAGEIPSDTVQSNQVVHASQAQVIPKKSSVHASRTEGGFPYDMIPMHNKQGTEHVAAPSAMEHEQITSQHPVAHEQQAGEIPSGTVQPSQAVSASQAQVIPAKSSVDANQKEGGFPYNTFSMHNKQTTEHVAAPSVMEHEQITSRHRVVHEQQAGEIPSDKVQAEQEKVDSACKPSIKNKKSMENTKGNRRRKNRNLMNDPNEWSHLRRSKRLSKGSPDFIDIEPIQRLDASPLQNHSEAPQIDSTSADPASSSPTRYQCSQSGPIELDNIDVTPAPTSSHGAQQAEQFPHCHSKTYSPETRWVLLNPSSNSWHEHEIPQKSFNEIDQLDKSDDEVCLNPSENQNHLDGQMAEAACNGKNYSEQVQVKPHSKKFADHGRQMNLAASCSRLAAMLPVPAATTLPTIASLSSLEKLPPQCSSPITPQHEPRTAIYSQDAQCDDMQSGSLSKSSKKRRGRPPTLLMEPRIEADRPVLTPNGTDWSVHPPGPKVVTTLSLLIKQNYPGTCISVDSDGRSCEVVVHYWHQYPPDVRATVLDEFLKRYKWSSGQEEECLKIFERKAIRQLVNLFCYEKQRIREELAAKRSKKSSTVGRASGEMALEKGDGTEVGLGDESAVLLDHDDPRSWKTFVPDWLQPIWWEMLCDHWGKDEFMKVSYQKRKNRNAGSHPCDAEGSRSTITRQQDTEEASDAPLGPHHVQEEVGSSKRGRHYGTPAVSKMAQTDSSSKSSPYCLNKQGQQPRFTQDQVQQMINQALQGLNETWEKKFLSLEQNMRSMSSSRGVPAGGKRPVVAAARDKQCQLARQDTLDSVEGEKDMDARDEDGENQGGHWR; from the exons ATGGCGGCGCCGCCGGGTATCCTCGAGGTGCGGTGTGCTGGGTGCGGCGAGACTCTGGAGGTGGAGCATGGACTCACGGAGTTCGCCTGCCCCGACTGCGGCATGGCCCAGTCGCTCCCACCGGAGCTCATGCCACCGCGTCCTCGCCGAGCGCTCCCGCTTCCTGGCCGGGTCGCCCCCTACGCCGCGCCCCCCGCGCCAGTGGCACCTGCGAGAGTAACCTGCGGTGGGTGCGGATCTGTGCTCAGCGTGCCGCACGGCCCAGGGCGTTTCGCCTGCCCGCTCTGCGGCGCCGAGCTCGCCTCCTCCCCTCTTGCCGCCATTCCAGTCGTGACCACACCTGCGGCCGTCCCAATCTCTTCCACCCGGCTGCCGAATCACAGACAG CACGTGCAGCATGGGCCTCCGAATCAATCAGCTCATGCAGGAATTGTTGAAAAGCCCATTCGTTCAGAGCAGTCTCATGGACAACATCCAAAGCAATATTTTAGAGAGGAGTCCTTCAGCTCATTCAGAGCTGACTCGAGAACACAAGCTGATGCAATAGGAAGGCTACAAAATGAGTCTCTTAATCCTTTAGTCCATAGGGAGAAGTCACATACTGAACCAGTCCAAAGAACTATCGCCATGCCTGGCAAGAAGAAATATAGATTTGTATTTGGTCCAAAATCTTGGCAAGAAGGAAATGTACAGGAAGAGCATCTTAACCAGGTTGTCCGAGCATCACTGGCACAAGTAATACCCACGAAGTCTTCAGTTCGCGCAAACCAGACAGAAGGAGGGTTTCCCCGTGACGTGATTTCAGTGCACAACAAGCAGGCAACTGAACATGTAGCTGCTCCTAGTGCTATGGAGTATGAGCAGATAACTTCTCAGCATCCAGTTGTCCATGAGCAGCAAGCAGGTGAAATTCCTAGTGACACAGTTCAGTCTAACCAGGTTGTCCACGCATCACAGGCACAAGTCATACCGAAAAAGTCTTCAGTTCATGCAAGCCGGACAGAAGGAGGGTTTCCCTATGACATGATTCCAATGCACAACAAGCAGGGAACTGAACATGTGGCTGCTCCTAGTGCTATGGAGCATGAGCAGATTACTTCTCAGCATCCAGTTGCCCATGAGCAGCAAGCAGGTGAAATTCCTAGTGGCACAGTTCAGCCTAGCCAGGCTGTCAGTGCATCACAGGCACAAGTAATACCTGCAAAGTCTTCAGTTGATGCAAACCAGAAAGAAGGAGGGTTTCCCTATAACACATTTTCAATGCACAACAAGCAGACAACTGAACATGTGGCTGCTCCTAGTGTTATGGAGCATGAGCAGATAACTTCTCGGCATCGAGTTGTCCATGAGCAGCAAGCAGGTGAAATTCCTAGTGACAAAGTTCAGGCGGAGCAGGAAAAGGTAGATTCTGCCTGCAAACCATCAATCAAAAATAAAAAGAGCATGGAGAATACTAAAGGAAATCGTAGGAGGAAAAACAGGAATTTGATGAATGATCCAAATGAGTGGTCTCATCTTAGGCGCAGTAAGCGCCTATCGAAGGGGTCACCAGACTTTATTGATATTGAGCCTATCCAGAGGTTAGATGCTTCCCcacttcaaaatcattcagaagcTCCACAGATTGACAGTACTAGTGCTGATCCTGCTTCTAGTTCACCGACCCGATACCAATGTTCTCAATCTGGCCCCATTGAGCTAGATAACATCGATGTAACTCCAGCACCCACTTCGAGTCATGGTGCACAACAAGCTGAGCAGTTTCCACACTGCCACAGTAAAACTTATTCTCCAGAGACTAGGTGGGTGCTTCTTAATCCCAGCTCTAATTCATGGCATGAGCATGAGATTCCTCAAAAGAGCTTTAATGAGATTGACCAGCTTGATAAAAGTGATGATGAGGTATGTTTGAATCCATCTGAGAATCAaaatcatttggatggacaaatggcAGAAGCAGCTTGCAATGGCAAGAACTACTCAGAGCAGGTACAAGTCAAGCCTCACAGCAAGAAGTTTGCAGATCATGGCAGGCAGATGAACTTGGCTGCTTCATGCAGCCGCCTTGCCGCCATGTTGCCAGTTCCAGCTGCCACTACTTTGCCCACCATCGCCTCGCTTTCTTCACTTGAAA AGCTACCACCTCAGTGCAGCAGTCCAATAACGCCGCAGCACGAACCACGAACCGCCATCTACTCCCAG GATGCACAATGTGATGATATGCAATCAGGATCTCTTAGCAAGTCATCCAAAAAGCGCAGAGGGCGTCCCCCTACTCTGCTAATGGAACCACGCATTGAAGCTGATAGGCCTGTGCTGACGCCCAATGGTACAGA CTGGAGTGTGCACCCACCAGGTCCTAAGGTAGTAACTACCCTCTCCCTTCTTATCAAGCAGAACTATCCTGGAACCTGTATTTCAGTGGATAGCGATGGAAGATCTTGTGAGGTAGTGGTTCACTATTGGCACCAATATCCTCCAGATGTAAGGGCTACCGTGTTGGATGAATTCCTT AAACGCTACAAGTGGTCCTCTGGCCAGGAAGAGGAGTGCCTAAAGATCTTTGAGCGCAAAGCAATTAGGCAGTTAGTTAACCTCTTTtgctatgagaagcaaaggattagAGAGGAGTTGGCAGCAAAGAGGTCCAAAAAATCTTCGACAGTTGGTAGGGCCAGTGGAGAAATGGCATTAGAAAAGGGAGATGGTACAGAGGTAGGACTGGGAGATGAGTCTGCTGTGTTGTTGGACCATGATGATCCGCGGAGTTGGAAAACATTTGTCCCTGACTGGCTGCAACCCATATGGTGGGAAATGTTGTGTGACCATTGGGGCAAAGATGAATTTATGAAGGTTTCTTACCAAAAAAGGAAGAACCGGAATGCAGGAAGCCACCCGTGTGATGCTGAAGGCTCACGAAGTACAATAACACGTCAACAG GATACTGAGGAGGCCAGTGATGCTCCGCTTGGCCCCCATCATGTGCAGGAGGAGGTAGGGAGCTCGAAGCGTGGGAGGCACTATGGTACTCCTGCTGTCAGCAAGATGGCCCAGACTGATTCCTCGTCAAAATCCTCCCCATACTGTTTGAACAAACAGGGACAACAGCCAAGATTCACACAGGATCAGGTGCAGCAGATGATTAATCAAGCTCTACAAGGACTCAATGAGACTTGGGAGAAGAAGTTTCTGTCCTTGGAGCAAAACATGCGCAGCATGTCCTCATCACGTGGTGTTCCCGCC GGTGGTAAGAGACCAGTGGTGGCTGCTGCAAGGGACAAGCAATGCCAGCTTGCACGACAG GATACATTAGACTCCGTTGAGGGAGAGAAGGATATGGATGCCAGAGACGAGGACGGCGAGAACCAGGGTGGGCACTGGAGGTGA